A stretch of Desulfuromonas sp. DNA encodes these proteins:
- a CDS encoding YkgJ family cysteine cluster protein has protein sequence MSPDFDFSAFTAAVEKTAGRLLGEGRPEENLALAARAVQEMAETVLAQNRRNEGHIACGPGCGHCCVVNVAVLQPEAMVIADYLRRKLSIQKLERLKEKIEGIHRRVRWLDDDERLLLRQPCAFLDGQKSCSIHPVRPLLCRGMNSTDPVTCRDAVTLHALDEAPPVLVNLFQKTLFDQAFLGLARALKRTGGMVRSQKLTEAVHAALETPPTGHRNDRCDKMKLEERVL, from the coding sequence ATGAGTCCGGATTTCGATTTTTCCGCATTTACCGCCGCCGTTGAAAAAACGGCCGGGCGTCTCCTCGGAGAGGGACGCCCGGAGGAAAACCTCGCCCTGGCCGCCCGGGCCGTGCAGGAGATGGCCGAAACCGTTCTTGCCCAAAACCGTCGAAACGAAGGGCATATCGCCTGCGGACCGGGGTGCGGCCACTGTTGCGTCGTCAACGTGGCGGTGCTGCAGCCTGAGGCGATGGTCATCGCCGACTACCTGCGCCGAAAGCTCAGCATCCAGAAACTGGAACGGCTGAAGGAGAAAATCGAAGGCATTCACCGCCGGGTCCGCTGGCTCGACGACGACGAGCGACTCCTGCTCCGCCAGCCCTGCGCCTTTCTCGACGGACAGAAAAGCTGCTCGATACACCCGGTGCGCCCCCTGCTGTGCCGGGGGATGAACTCCACCGACCCGGTGACATGCCGCGACGCAGTGACCCTCCATGCCCTGGACGAAGCCCCCCCGGTCCTGGTCAACCTCTTCCAGAAGACCCTCTTCGACCAGGCATTTCTCGGCCTGGCCCGGGCCCTGAAACGCACCGGCGGCATGGTCCGCAGCCAGAAGTTGACCGAAGCGGTTCACGCCGCCCTGGAAACTCCGCCGACCGGGCACCGTAATGACCGATGTGATAAAATGAAGTTGGAAGAGAGGGTTCTTTGA